From one Lotus japonicus ecotype B-129 chromosome 3, LjGifu_v1.2 genomic stretch:
- the LOC130743944 gene encoding uncharacterized protein LOC130743944, whose protein sequence is MDVEHDTGGGPPAGKPPEPTRRPTFKEKVLGKETIEKRKQVQNLVDVGIMKKDFIDGNSYFPMFDFKENSVYDEICKPWVNCLVVKLLGKHIGYKALCERLRMLWKPAGGVEVRDLHHGYFLVQFDVLEDTERAMTGAPWMIYDHYLAVKPWTPDFVAANSEISTTAVWIRIPGLGFQFYDESILVTLASAVGTPIRVDMNTVDMQRGKYARVCVEIDLNKPVLGRVGLRGVWYNIEYEGLHLLCSNCGCYGHLARQCTGTPVPQPQTRTQTATTVSPTATATVAATTQDTRQGTTLEPDQQMTEGVDPGVKVARINCPESAHGDWMSVTKKVWKNQNSKPRNPLGNIPKSVRAPSRNQGGKKGFSQQGGAGVSHDVHSGAMQVGAATETAISLNTKVAPSGRKRTRKETTSQGQ, encoded by the coding sequence ATGGACGTGGAACATGACACTGGTGGCGGCCCACCGGCCGGAAAACCGCCGGAACCCACACGGCGACCAACGTTTAAGGAGAAAGTGCTCGGGAAGGAGACCATTGAGAAAAGGAAACAAGTTCAAAATCTGGTGGACGTGGGCATCATGAAGAAGGACTTCATCGACGGGAATAGTTATTTCCctatgtttgacttcaaggaaAACAGTGTCTATGATGAAATCTGCAAACCATGGGTGAACTGTTTGGTGGTGAAATTACTTGGTAAACATATTGGGTACAAGGCTCTGTGTGAACGTCTCAGGATGCTATGGAAACCGGCAGGAGGAGTGGAGGTACGTGACTTACATCATGGATATTTCCTAGTCCAGTTTGACGTTCTGGAAGATACAGAGCGAGCCATGACGGGTGCTCCTTGGATGATTTATGATCATTATCTGGCTGTGAAGCCATGGACGCCGGATTTCGTCGCTGCGAACTCGGAAATCAGCACAACAGCGGTTTGGATACGTATACCGGGCCTTGGTTTCCAATTTTATGATGAGAGTATTCTTGTTACGTTAGCATCTGCTGTTGGTACCCCCATCCGGGTAGACATGAACACCGTGGATATGCAAAGGGGGAAGTATGCGCGAGTTTGCGTTGAAATTGATTTAAACAAACCAGTTCTTGGTAGGGTTGGGTTACGTGGTGTTTGGTATAACATTGAATATGAGGGATTGCACCTCTTATGCTCGAATTGTGGCTGCTATGGCCATCTTGCTAGGCAGTGCACAGGAACGCCAGTTCCACAACCGCAGACCCGCACACAAACTGCCACTACGGTTTCGCCGACGGCCACGGCGACGGTTGCGGCAACAACTCAGGATACCCGCCAAGGAACAACCCTAGAACCCGACCAACAGATGACTGAGGGCGTTGACCCTGGCGTGAAAGTCGCGAGGATTAATTGCCCGGAATCAGCGCATGGTGATTGGATGTCAGTTACCAAAAAGGTATGGAAAAATCAGAATTCAAAGCCTAGGAATCCGTTGGGGAATATTCCTAAGTCTGTGCGTGCGCCTAGTAGAAATCAAGGTGGGAAAAAAGGTTTTAGCCAGCAGGGAGGGGCAGGGGTATCCCATGATGTGCACAGTGGGGCCATGCAAGTTGGAGCAGCAACTGAAACAGCCATCTCTCTCAATACGAAGGTGGCACCTTCTGGTAGGAAGAGAACAAGAAAGGAGACAACCTCACAGGGCCAGTGA